Part of the Candidatus Sulfotelmatobacter sp. genome is shown below.
CGACGTGAATGCTGCGATTCGCCGCAGCGTATGGGAGGCGGTGCGCTTCCCGGAAGATCTGAAGGTGTTCGAGGATCTGGGTATCGCCAAACTCATACTCGATGCGGGTTGGAAGATTGTTTACGAGCCCAAGGCTGCCGTATTCCACTCACACAGCCATACCACGGTCGGCCTATTCAAGCGCTACTTCGATATTGGTTACACGCTGAAGCTGTTGAAAATCTGGGATGCTCCGGGAACGAGAAAATCGCTGCTTCGTGACGGGCTGAGATTGGTGAAGAGCAAAATCAGGCGCATCGGAGACCGTTCGCCGGAGCGGGCGCCGGAAAGAAAACTGGCGGGGCAAGGCATCCGGCAAGATATCGCAAAGTCGGCTGGACTATTTCTAGGATTGAATCAGAGTTACATCCCGCTTGTGCTGAAGCGGCGGCTCAGCGCATTTCGGGTATATGAGGGAAACAAAAAAGAGGACAAAATCAGGCGCTTCGTCATTCTGCTATAGGAAGAGTCGATTTTTATGATTCGCAGTCGCCTTAGTTATGTCAGCTTTTACCTGAAAATCCTAACGTTGTTGCTGCCTGCCTGCGCATACGCCATCGCGGTGAAAGTGCGCTTCGGTTTCAATCTTTTCTTTCCTCATAGCGCCCCCGGGGGGTTGCCGTCGTACTGGGGCATAATGCTGCTGACCACGATCGTGTGGGCGATCGTCGCGGAAGAGTCGGGGCTGTGGCAAGTGGAGCACTTGTACGCGCCGGGCAAGAAAAGCCGCCGATTGCTGGAGGCGCTCGCCTTCACCTACGCGATTGTAATGGCGCTGGGTTTCTTGTACCGGCAGGCAAGCTACTCGCGGCTGGTCATTGGCATCAGCGCGGTGGCGCTTTTTGTGCTGGCGACTGCGGCCCGCATCGCCTTCCGCGTATTCCTGGAATTTCTGCGCAAGAGCGGCAGGAACGAAGTCAGGATTCTGATGGTCGGAACCGACCGGTTCGCGCGCCGCATAGCGAC
Proteins encoded:
- a CDS encoding glycosyltransferase codes for the protein MVQLSILLLTKNGAPDLERLLPAVYGQEGAEPFEVIAVDSGSTDDTMTVLRRFPVRVEHIPPEEFRHAHTRNFVAGLARGKILIFLSQDAVPTSDDWLRTMISNFEDPKVGAVYGRQFPKPGSSLERQDALDAVYGEQRVVKDPAHRNGVGYRFYHFSDVNAAIRRSVWEAVRFPEDLKVFEDLGIAKLILDAGWKIVYEPKAAVFHSHSHTTVGLFKRYFDIGYTLKLLKIWDAPGTRKSLLRDGLRLVKSKIRRIGDRSPERAPERKLAGQGIRQDIAKSAGLFLGLNQSYIPLVLKRRLSAFRVYEGNKKEDKIRRFVILL